The Caldicellulosiruptor changbaiensis genome has a segment encoding these proteins:
- a CDS encoding IS256-like element ISCsa2 family transposase gives MEKNEIFETAKNMAIEQVLNMYCSKDDPTRPALKQLLENLLDCFMLSERTVYLAKNENDKGNGFYGRKLATPVGSLEISVPRTRSGNFRPSILPDRYKRVDSSYTDLLMSLVANGYSESSLVQTLKSMNLPYSEDEIEKIKNDLKNELQLFKQRELPESAFALIIDGYHCEIKDNSKVKQATCYVVLGIDLEGKKDIFGIYTFFGKENKADWMRVFDDLITRGLKKVLIVVSDDFPGIIDAVRLAYPLADHQLCFVHLQRNVRKHMAKDDASVFNKELDKLRTSSADFDEAISKFKLLCEQYSSKYPRFIKGICEKAEFYLAHMRYPEDLRKYIYTTNAVESVNSMIEKIRINSGGYFQSVEVLEINIYLQRENLRRGKWKNGVPILKKCSYNILQLYNIRYEMETQNS, from the coding sequence ATGGAGAAAAATGAAATTTTTGAAACCGCTAAAAATATGGCTATCGAGCAAGTATTAAATATGTATTGCTCCAAAGATGATCCTACTCGCCCAGCTTTAAAACAGCTTTTGGAAAACTTGCTCGATTGCTTTATGTTATCAGAAAGAACTGTTTACCTTGCTAAAAACGAAAACGATAAAGGCAATGGTTTTTACGGCAGAAAACTTGCAACACCTGTTGGCAGCCTTGAAATTTCTGTTCCTCGCACACGCTCTGGTAACTTTCGACCTTCCATTCTCCCTGACCGCTACAAAAGGGTTGACAGCTCATACACTGACCTGCTCATGTCTTTAGTCGCCAATGGTTACTCAGAAAGTTCTCTTGTCCAAACTCTTAAAAGCATGAATCTGCCTTATTCTGAAGACGAAATCGAAAAAATCAAAAACGATCTTAAAAACGAGCTTCAACTTTTCAAACAAAGAGAACTTCCTGAAAGTGCTTTTGCTCTTATCATTGACGGTTACCATTGCGAAATTAAAGATAACTCAAAAGTTAAACAAGCTACTTGCTATGTCGTGCTTGGCATTGATTTAGAAGGCAAAAAAGATATCTTCGGTATCTACACTTTCTTCGGCAAAGAAAACAAAGCCGATTGGATGAGAGTCTTTGACGACTTAATTACAAGAGGTCTTAAAAAAGTCTTAATAGTTGTAAGCGATGATTTTCCAGGCATTATCGATGCTGTTAGACTCGCTTATCCCCTTGCCGACCATCAACTATGTTTTGTTCACCTTCAACGCAATGTCAGAAAACATATGGCAAAAGATGATGCTTCCGTTTTCAACAAAGAGCTTGATAAACTAAGAACTTCCTCTGCTGATTTTGACGAAGCTATTTCAAAGTTCAAACTTCTTTGTGAGCAATACTCCTCAAAATATCCTCGATTCATAAAAGGTATTTGCGAAAAAGCAGAGTTCTATCTTGCACATATGAGGTATCCTGAAGATTTAAGAAAGTACATTTATACTACTAATGCTGTAGAAAGCGTAAACAGTATGATTGAAAAGATAAGAATAAACTCCGGTGGTTATTTTCAATCTGTAGAAGTTTTAGAGATAAACATATATTTACAAAGAGAAAACTTGCGTCGGGGCAAGTGGAAAAACGGAGTACCTATTCTTAAAAAATGTAGTTACAATATATTACAGCTCTACAATATACGCTATGAAATGGAAACACAAAATTCTTGA